The following coding sequences are from one Treponema bryantii window:
- a CDS encoding beta-N-acetylhexosaminidase, producing MDNRITIIPKPLSIETGNKIINIRTKSVSICINTDSKADLYKTAVTAFEVAGIKTSDKGISVFIELQPQDKKQEINEGYNLTLSDDGIRIKAESLNGIFYGCISAAQLLSGTDNELPELNITDQPVHSWRGFLLDTSRSFYSTAFIKKMLDACALHKLNIFHWHLTDDQGWRFEVPGYPRLTEIGSKRQDYTMPASEDGFYDEEKLIRRWYTDEEIKEIIRYAQERCIQIIPEVEFPGHSSALLAAYPEYGCTGGPYQVENRWGIFPDVLCLGNDNIFTIYEVALKKITELFPSDYIHIGGDECPHERWEICPKCQARMKTEGLDSAAQLQAWGTTKIASMVAKLGKVPIGWDEVLDNNKHNKLPDNVIVQSWRGTEGGIKAASLNHKVIMSPTQRFYLNLKNKDSFEEPGRLGVTTTKKTYTFSPAGKELKLENPEQRKLILGGECTLWTEKLPHSRNAEYLLFPRFCAAAETLWLPEEKKDFEDFKQRLEYHKKLLHQLDYRYYEGELE from the coding sequence ATGGACAACAGAATAACAATCATTCCAAAACCGCTTTCAATTGAAACCGGGAATAAAATTATAAATATCCGCACAAAATCAGTTTCTATATGTATAAATACAGACTCTAAGGCTGATTTATACAAAACAGCAGTGACAGCATTCGAAGTTGCTGGAATAAAAACATCAGATAAAGGAATATCTGTTTTTATAGAACTTCAACCACAAGATAAAAAACAGGAAATAAATGAAGGCTACAATCTTACGCTTTCTGATGATGGAATCAGAATAAAGGCAGAAAGCCTGAATGGAATCTTCTATGGATGTATCAGTGCAGCTCAGCTTCTTTCTGGAACAGATAACGAACTTCCCGAGCTGAATATTACTGATCAGCCTGTACACAGCTGGAGAGGCTTTTTACTTGATACAAGCCGTTCCTTCTACTCAACAGCATTTATAAAGAAAATGCTTGATGCCTGCGCTTTGCATAAACTCAACATATTCCACTGGCATCTTACAGATGACCAGGGGTGGCGTTTTGAAGTTCCTGGCTACCCTCGCCTTACAGAAATCGGATCAAAAAGACAGGATTACACAATGCCAGCTTCAGAGGATGGTTTTTATGATGAAGAAAAACTTATCCGCCGCTGGTACACAGATGAAGAAATAAAAGAAATCATCCGTTATGCACAGGAACGCTGCATTCAGATTATTCCTGAAGTTGAGTTCCCGGGACACTCTTCTGCCCTTCTTGCAGCTTATCCGGAATATGGTTGTACTGGCGGACCTTATCAGGTAGAAAACAGATGGGGTATTTTTCCTGATGTTCTCTGTCTGGGAAATGATAATATTTTTACTATTTATGAAGTAGCCCTTAAAAAGATTACAGAACTATTTCCTTCTGATTATATTCATATTGGTGGAGATGAATGTCCTCATGAACGTTGGGAAATATGTCCAAAATGTCAGGCTCGAATGAAAACAGAAGGTTTAGATTCTGCTGCTCAACTTCAAGCCTGGGGCACTACTAAAATAGCCTCAATGGTAGCAAAACTTGGAAAGGTTCCTATCGGCTGGGATGAAGTACTTGATAATAACAAGCACAATAAACTCCCTGACAATGTTATCGTTCAAAGCTGGAGAGGAACAGAAGGAGGTATAAAAGCAGCCTCTCTCAATCATAAAGTAATAATGTCCCCAACACAGCGTTTCTATCTGAATCTAAAAAATAAAGATTCGTTTGAAGAACCAGGAAGACTTGGAGTAACTACTACAAAAAAAACCTACACCTTCTCTCCTGCAGGAAAAGAATTAAAACTTGAAAATCCAGAACAGCGCAAATTGATTTTAGGTGGAGAATGTACACTCTGGACTGAAAAACTTCCACACTCACGAAACGCAGAATACCTGCTTTTCCCAAGATTCTGTGCTGCTGCAGAAACACTCTGGCTTCCGGAAGAAAAAAAAGATTTTGAAGATTTTAAACAGAGACTTGAATATCATAAAAAACTTTTACATCAGCTTGATTACCGCTACTACGAAGGAGAACTTGAATAG